Proteins encoded within one genomic window of Besnoitia besnoiti strain Bb-Ger1 chromosome II, whole genome shotgun sequence:
- a CDS encoding leucine rich repeat-containing protein (encoded by transcript BESB_037490), with translation MVRSTLPETSLSGARPASPLSHQLQQLRLSSPDVENEDSQQGAPFGIDPKDSVAGANPLPIETIRKNLSTLALAPDDCRPVLCEAQLSGLGITSIIALRDFRNLQIVRLRNNRLRTLHPLKLLTFLTVVDAANNEIESSEDLMPNAYLEFADLSRNRIKHLGDWSFNPRLRVLKLGGNAISSLDGNIEGNVFLRHLDLSNNALESLAQLSGSLPIEELLVANNRISSLEGVDSLVKLKFLDAHGNRLTCLYPVSSETLPSLLHLDVGGNPDFGDVRLLTPLEKSTFLCSLNLVPGPFEDVEWLRIKVLHILPYLEHLNNQPVTSKEKVEVEEVYGAELAEQRRIWESLLPREPFTDRRLLKGHELLSGTHEPRSDNSGGRTHVDYDRLFAKRCKDRHAHN, from the exons ATGGTCAGGTCCACTCTTCCGGAAACTTCCCTCTCCGGCGCACgccccgcctctcctctttctcaccagctccagcagctgaGGCTTTCGTCGCCTGACGTCGAAAATGAAGATTCTCAGCAGGGCGCCCCCTTCGGCATCGACCCCAAAGACAGCGTG GCAGGCGCCAACCCTCTGCCGATTGAAACTATCCGCAAGAACCTATCCacgctcgctctcgcgcccgaTGACTGTCGACCGGTGCTGTGTGAAGCTCAACTGAGCGGCCTGGGTATCACCTCCATCATCGCCCTTCGAGACTTCCGAAACCTCCAG ATCGTGCGACTGCGCAACAACAGGCTCCGCACTCTGCATCCTCTCAAACTGCTGACATTTTTGACCGTGGTCGATGCAGCCAACAACGAAATCGAGTCTAGCGAGGATCTCATGCCAAACGCGTACCTCGAATTTGCCGACCTCTCTCGAAATCGTATCAAACACCTTG GGGACTGGTCCTTCAACCCGCGCTTGCGGGTTCTGAAGCTCGGCGGCAACGCGATCTCTTCGCTCGACGGAAACATCGAAGGGAACGTCTTTCTGCGCCACCTGGATCTTTCGAACAACGCCTTAGAAAGCCTTGCGCAGCTTTCTGGGTCTCTGCCGATTGAGGAACTGCTCGTCGCCAACAATCGAATTTCAAGTCTGGAGGGCGTCGACTCTCTCGTGAAACTCAAATTCCTCGATGCGCAT GGAAATCGCCTAACGTGTCTGTATCCAGTGTCTTCGGAGACCCTCCCGAGTCTGCTTCACCTCGACGTCGGCGGAAATCCAGATTTCGGCGACGTCCGGCTGCTGACGCCGCTGGAAAAGTCCACCTTCCTCTGTTCGCTCAACCTCGTTCCCGGCCCGTTTGAAGACGTGGAGTGGCTAAGAATCAAAGTGCTGCACATTCTGCCATATCTCGAGCACTTGAATAACCAACCCGTCACGTCCAAAGAGAAA GTGGAAGTGGAAGAGGTGTACGGCGCCGAACTTGCGGAGCAACGAAGAATCTGGGAATCTCTGTTGCCCAGAGAGCCCTTCACAGACAGGCGGCTGCTTAAGGGCCACGAGTTGCTCTCCGGGACTCATGAACCCCGGTCTGACAACTCAGGGGGAAGGACCCATGTAGACTACGACCGCCTATTTGCAAAACGCTGCAAAGACCGGCACGCCCACAATTAG
- a CDS encoding hypothetical protein (encoded by transcript BESB_037470) produces MCSTCRVPMAKGPSFGGGLPRSAIFAVFGLILTCSRSPFFATCLPASHFFEDGPVLSASMSWKGDVRPVAVRQPVADSMTGRAAIDSYQRTSSIEVHDSPALHAAARLRILRLAPRDGFLPQSIPMQANPPLRQARGSRSASLSFLRLREREPDGETEESNLPDAAGASEASADATASEAEDSAPDGSLLFQTDSEHADAEAASGLMPEADLARELPLASEAASAQRKEAKDGEDAGGGARGPSSQAASDSPRESESSSDGSGEVEVVPKDRASQSDTAPPEAEVPQTTRSAESESTLTEGTEMTPAAAQLESSGANGEGAAVDGSLSALSESQGPVASDIAGEASGGPPLQGAAAGQDAPAETAEEIPQATEPQTQPPPLGPNLLAEREAAPGEPPVPFPQDVETGNAEASEFAVPGNMTVPLYREELARAVEAAQHSNRGRVPVLQLRWHSQESFVDSAAHLLDETGTPYFFVVAGEYTQTPVRRMGFFQTSSVTSLGPLQWPTPSGEGEDRRKCPFFLPRVNQLLDSSLNITDSSARTAAETDGGVEAGGGDTKASRGNLLLRWIPYGLTRVAEPGAEADSCCPQWRGRFIRTVHEYVAALQETMPERPLKTIDGREVIVVVNDRRPELELLLQRAMDFAPTGTPVIVTDTEAFEPGTILPRIKLKGPKGEKLHFVVFGVGRYGQLSLNAAFLDRAVLRVPRSADINAFVQRHSDGPLPAADAQTAEIRDRPGRPAAPKESTSDGDTSPSRDNFLILNPFNEFLMRFNYTEVDSVAGYAAQLTRELQHTPITFVYQNETRRVAVVLLTDFPEAESVFLGSLLKLNVVVQVTIAVAMIIGLLACLCMCRMMFLLKSR; encoded by the exons ATGTGCTCGACATGTCGCGTACCGATGGCCAAAGGGCCAAGCTTCGGAGGCGGCTTGCCCCGAAGCGCCATCTTTGCGGTCTTCGGCTTAATCTTGACCTGTTCGAGGTCTCCGTTTTTCGCCACCTGCCTCCCTG CGTCTCACTTTTTTGAAGATGGCCCCGTGCTGTCCGCGAGCATGTCTTGGAAAGGCGATGTGCGACCGGTGGCAGTGAGGCAACCTGTCGCCGATTCGATGACCGGCCGTGCTGCCATCGACTCGTATCAACGAACGTCATCGATTGAAGTGCATGACTCTcctgcgctgcatgcggccgccCGCCTTCGGATCTTAcgcctcgccccccgcgaCGGCTTTCTCCCTCAGTCGATCCCAATGCAGGCGAatcctccgctgcgccaggcTCGCGGGAGCCGGagtgcttctctctccttccttcgCTTGAGGGAACGAGAGCCGGATGGAGAGACTGAAGAGTCGAATCTTCCCGATGCTGCAGGAGCCTCAGAGGCGTCCGCGGATGCGACTGCctcagaggcggaggactcCGCTCCAGACGGCTCTTTACTCTTCCAAACAGACTCCGAGCACGCcgatgcggaggcggcgagcggcttGATGCCGGAGGCTGACCTCGCTAGAGAGCTCCCTCTTgccagcgaggcggccagcgcgcagcggaaggaggcgaaggacgggGAAGACGCAGGGGGGGGAGCGCGGGGACcctcctcgcaggcggcgagcgacagtCCTCGTGAGTCGGAGTCTTCAtccgacggcagcggcgaggtTGAAGTCGTTCCCAAAGACCGCGCCTCGCAAAGCGACACAGCGCCGCCTGAGGCGGAAGTGCCGCAAACCACCCGCTCAGCGGAGTCCGAGTCGACGCTCACGGAGGGAACTGAGATgacgccagcagccgcacaGCTGGAGTCGTCAGGGGCAAACGGAGAGGGTGCTGCTGTCGATGGAAGTCTCTCCGCTCTCAGTGAAAGCCAGGGGCCTGTCGCCTCCGATATCGCTGGAGAGGCCTCCGGCGGGCCACCACTCCAGGGGGCTGCAGCGGGTCAGGACGCCCCGGCAGAGACCGCGGAGGAAATTCCTCAGGCGACTGAGCCGCAAACACAACCGCCGCCCTTGGGACCGAATCTCCTGGCTGAGCGTGAAGCAGCCCCAGGAGAGCCACCCGTGCCGTTCCCTCAAGACGTGGAAACAGGAAATGCAGAGGCCAGCGAATTCGCAG TTCCAGGCAACATGACCGTCCCGCTCTACCGCGAGGAGTTGGCTCGGGCGGTTGAGGCTGCACAGCATTCAAACAG AGGGCGTGTGCCGGTGCTCCAGCTTCGATGGCATTCCCAAGAGTCTTTTGTCGATTCGGCGGCTCATCTTCTCGACGAAAC AGGGACTCCAtacttcttcgtcgtcgccggagAATA CACTCAGACGCCAGTCCGGCGGATGGGTTTCTTCCAGACGAGCTCGGTCACGTCTCTGGGGCCGCTGCAGTGGCCAACGCCCAGCGGTGAAGGCGAGGACAGACGAAAGTGCCCGTTCTTCCTGCCTCGCGTGAACCAGCTGCTTGACAGCTCCCTCAACATCACAGATTCTTCGGCGCggaccgccgcagagaccgacggcggcgtcgaggcaggcggaggcgacacgAAAGCAAGCCGAGGGAACTTGCTCCTGCGGTGGATTCCCTACGGCCTCACGCGAGTCGCGGAGCCtggagcggaggcagacagcTGCTGCCCGCAATGGAGGGGCAGATTCATTCGAACTGTGCACGAGTACGTCGCCGCTCTACAAGAGACCATGCCAGAGAGGCCCCTGAAGACCATCGACGG GAGGGAAGTGATCGTGGTGGTGAACGACAGGCGGCCTGAACTCGAGTTGCTTCTCCAGAGGGCCATGGACTTTGC GCCGACAGGAACGCCTGTCATTGTCACCGACACCGAGGCGTTCGAGCCGGGCACCATTCTCCCGCGAATCAAGCTCAAGGGTCCCAAGGGCGAAAAACT GCACTTTGTGGTTTTCGGCGTGGGGCGGTACGGGCAGCTTTCGTTGAACGCGGCGTTTCTGGACCGCGCAGTGCTTCGTGTGCCACGCTCCGCTGATATCAACGCCTTCGTCCAGCGGCACAGCGACGGCCCTTTGcccgcagcggacgcgcaaACGGCCGAAATCCGAGACCGCCCCGGGCGTCCAGCAGCGCCCAAAGAATCGACCTCGGACGGCGACACCTCTCCATCGCGGGACAACTTCTTGATTCTGAACCCCTTCAACGAATTCCTCATGCGCTTCAACTACACGGAAGTCGACAGCGTGGCCGGCTACGCGGCCCAGCTCACTCGCGAGCTCCAGCACACGCCCATCACCTTCGTCTACCA GaacgagacgcgccgcgtcgccgtggTGCTTCTGACGGACTTCcccgaggcagagagcgtGTTTCTCGGCAGTCTCCTCAAGCTCAACGTCGTCGTGCAAGTCACGATTGCGGTGGCCATGATTatcggcctcctcgcgtgtCTGTGCATGTGCAGAATGATGTTTCTGCTCAAAAGCAGATGa
- a CDS encoding putative 60S ribosome subunit biogenesis protein NIP7 (encoded by transcript BESB_037480), translated as MRQLTEEEVKLVFEKLSKFVGTNLMQIVDNQEDPHVFRLHRERVFYMSEKVLKMAGCIPRKNLLLAGVCIGKFTKSRKFRLQVTALDLIVRHAKYRIWLKPGGEQAFVYGNHVIKRHIGRMTADMPQNAGVCICSLNNDLPLGFGVAARATQDIHAADTEAIAVYHVADVGEYLREEADLV; from the exons ATGCGGCAGCTGACCGAGGAGGAAGTTAAACTTGTCTTCGAGAAGCTATCCAAGTT CGTAGGAACGAACTTGATGCAGATCGTTGACAACCAAGAAGATCCCCATGTTTTCCGCCTTCATCGCGAGCGCGTTTTCTACATGAG CGAGAAGGTGCTGAAGATGGCCGGCTGCATCCCGCGAAAGAACCTG CTGTTGGCGGGCGTTTGCATCGGGAAGTTCACAAAGAGCCGCAAGTTCCGCCTGCAGGTGACCGCTCTCGATCTCATCGTGCGCCACGCCAAATACAGGATTTGGCTCAAGCCCGGCGGCGAACAGGCATTCGTGTACGGAAACCACGTCATCAAG CGCCATATCGGGAGAATGACGGCTGACATGCCGCAGAACGCGGGCGTATGCATTTGCTCGCTGAACAACGACCTGCCTCTGGGCTTTGGAGTCGCAgcccgcgcgacgcaggaTATCCACGCCGCCGACACAGAAGCAATAGCCGTGTACCACGTCGCGGACGTCGGCGAGTATCTTCGCGAGGAAGCTGACCTCGTTTAA
- a CDS encoding hypothetical protein (encoded by transcript BESB_037460) yields MNQKVGASAASYTHVPCCDLQVLAVNVGCLEDGWSIEDKPVHPSPLRNDQGGWNGVCAGRGGAQVERQNLVSTASLRPRCCGVKRGRSEEGFLENVTPSATSPGQTLECESLSTTQVASARPESKRITQKERGGARLLSSSGVRPGMRPVTRRHAKELSAAEGVEAALRPEGEESSAARCQSVFSSAVADNEGGKAARRYGCAAFAHPLSVDCLSPSGLRGGRLSGADWEIDCAARGRPKAPQNELVEPVSPLHEVRMPTAGMGHRSASPRLASPVDEPFDGVGGEATLADAFYFCTPHFSPRRRCSESDLLPDYPSQTVCGGGTQKSSRDTVSPAPRRQSPGRGETQSPTTWANTTPDAVRRTPTGTGEEDVTAAVDAARAATAALFADLHTGFTPCTSPTAQKAVGLDQSPRYASPPSSRIRGSPAASSRASCSLASAKSRSGRKAPAVPLRQICAKPLLCGIGLSESYAASHFANSQLRSSQGTRLSVGSVSSVDSNASETSSSHPWTSGCLRDDPQYPIVLQQACLAAAMAAGEASCPRTRVRRRTLEGKRDCVAKPVQATAKKEKKRTTRNVKAKAARAGVHGGLKGEADAAACAGPRLAKKTQKAQQQRRKTVEQILLKAEEEKVYNWWRDDEVGDKLEGEESEEEDEVF; encoded by the exons ATGAACCAGAAGGTCGGCGCATCAGCTGCGTCGTATACTCATGTTCCATGCTGCGACTTGCAGGTACTGGCTGTGAACGTCGGGTGCCTCGAAGATGGCTGGTCCATAGAGGATAAACCTGTTCACCCGTCACCACTCAGAAACGACCAGGGTGGATGGAATGGAGTCTGTGCAGGTCGCGGCGGGGCTCAGGTAGAACGGCAAAATTTGGTGTCTACCGCgagtctccgccctcgctgctGTGGCGTGAAACGAGGCCGCTCGGAGGAGGGTTTTCTCGAAAACGTTACGCCGTCTGCCACTAGCCCGGGCCAGACCCTGGAGTGTGAGTCCCTGTCAACAACGCAAGTTGCGTCGGCGAGGCCAGAGTCAAAACGCATTACGCAAAAGGAGCGTGGAGGGGCGCGTCTGTTGTCCTCCTCAGGCGTGCGTCCCGGCATGCGGCCCGTCACCAGGAGGCACGCTAAAGAGCTCtctgccgcggagggcgtggAGGCTGCCCTGCGgccggagggggaggagtcctccgctgcgcgctgccAGAGCGTGTTCTCCAGTGCCGTGGCAGACAATGAAGGCGGCAAAGCTGCGAGGCGATACGGCTGTGCTGCATTTGCGCACCCGCTTTCAGTAGACTGCCTCTCCCCGTCAGGCCTGAGAGGGGGACGCCTGTCAGGCGCGGACTGGGAGATcgactgcgccgcgcgaggccgaccCAAGGCGCCGCAAAATGAGCTCGTGGAGCCTGTCAGTCCGCTCCACGAGGTGCGGATGCCTACCGCAGGCATGGGCCATCGCTCCGCGTCCCCCCGTCTGGCGTCGCCTGTCGATGAGCCTTTCGACGGTGTCGGGGGCGAAGCGACGCTGGCGGATGCCTTTTACTTTTGTACGCCGCACTTttcgccgaggcgccggtgCTCAGAGAGCGATTTACTGCCAGACTATCCCTCCCAGacagtctgcggcggcgggacgcAGAAATCGTCGCGGGACACGgtgtcgcccgcgccgcgaaggcaaTCGCCGGGAAGGGGCGAAACACAGAGCCCCACGACATGGGCAAACACGACACCAGACGCGGTCCGGAGGACGCCAACCGGGACGGGAGAGGAGGATGTAACAGCGGCagtcgacgccgcgcgcgccgccacagcTGCTCTCTTTGCGGATCTGCACACTGGATTCACGCCTTGTACTTCTCCAACCGCGCAGAAGGCCGTCGGCCTTGACCAGAGTCCCAGAtacgcttcgcctccttcctctcgcattcgcggctctcctgcggcctccagcCGAGCGTCTTGTTCGCTGGCCTCCGCGAAAAGCCGAAGCGGCAGAAAGGCACCGGCTGTCCCTCTGCGGCAGATCTGCGCCAAACCGCTCTTGTGCGGCATCGGGTTGAGCGAGAGCTACGCGGCGTCCCACTTCGCGAATTCGCAGTTGAGGAGTTCTCAGGGGACGCGGTTATCCGTCGGGAGCGTGAGCAGCGTCGACAGCAACGCGTCAGAGACGTCGTCATCTCATCCGTGGACGTCGGGCTGCTTGCGCGACGACCCTCAGTACCCCATCGTGCTTCAGCAGGCCTGTCTCGCGGCTGCGATggcagcaggcgaggcgagctgcCCGCGAACGCGCGTGCGTCGGCGGACTCTCGAAGGCAAGCGTGACTGCGTGGCGAAACCTGTtcaggcgacagcgaaaaaggagaaaaaaagaacgACCCGAAACGTGAAGGCAaaggcggctcgcgccggcgtACACGGCGGTCTGAAGGGAGAGGCGGATGCTGCAGCGTGTGCAGGCCCGCGGCTGGcaaagaaaacgcagaaggcccagcagcagcggcggaagactGTGGAGCAGATTCTTCTcaaggcagaagaagaaaaagtgTACAACTG GTGGCGTGACGATGAAGTCGGCGACAAActggaaggcgaggaaagcgaggaggaagacgaggttTTCTGA